The following proteins come from a genomic window of Ailuropoda melanoleuca isolate Jingjing chromosome 2, ASM200744v2, whole genome shotgun sequence:
- the COPS9 gene encoding COP9 signalosome complex subunit 9 produces the protein MKPAVDEMFPEGAGPYVDLDEAGGSTGLLMDLAANEKAVHADFFNDFEDLFDDDDIQ, from the exons ATGAAGCCGGCCGTGGACGAGATGTTCCCCGAGGGCGCCGGGCCCTACGTGGACCTGGACGAG GCAGGAGGCAGCACGGGGCTCCTGATGGACTTGGCAGCCAATGAGAAGGCAGTTCACGCAGACTTTTTTAATG ATTTTGAAGATCtgtttgatgatgatgatatccAGTGA
- the OTOS gene encoding otospiralin isoform X1, whose amino-acid sequence MKACWVRGVALCLLLGPLAGAKPVQEEGDPYAELPAMPYWPFSTSDFWNYVQYFQTLGAYPQLEEMARTFFAHFPLGTTLGFHVPYQQD is encoded by the exons ATGAAGGCCTGCTGGGTGCGAGGGGtggccctctgcctcctgctgggACCTCTGGCGG GGGCCAAGCCAGTGCAGGAGGAGGGAG ACCCCTATGCTGAGCTGCCCGCCATGCCCTACTGGCCTTTCTCCACCTCTGACTTCTGGAACTATGTGCAGTACTTCCAGACCCTGGGGGCCTACCCCCAGCTTGAGGAGATGGCCCGCACCTTCTTTGCGCACTTCCCGCTGGGGACCACGCTGGGCTTCCACGTCCCCTATCAGCAGGACTGA
- the OTOS gene encoding otospiralin isoform X2: MKACWVRGVALCLLLGPLADPYAELPAMPYWPFSTSDFWNYVQYFQTLGAYPQLEEMARTFFAHFPLGTTLGFHVPYQQD; the protein is encoded by the exons ATGAAGGCCTGCTGGGTGCGAGGGGtggccctctgcctcctgctgggACCTCTGGCGG ACCCCTATGCTGAGCTGCCCGCCATGCCCTACTGGCCTTTCTCCACCTCTGACTTCTGGAACTATGTGCAGTACTTCCAGACCCTGGGGGCCTACCCCCAGCTTGAGGAGATGGCCCGCACCTTCTTTGCGCACTTCCCGCTGGGGACCACGCTGGGCTTCCACGTCCCCTATCAGCAGGACTGA